TGGCCGGCGGCAGACCCGTGCCGAAACGCGCGGCCAGGCTGTCGCCGAAGAAGTCGTAAAGCTCGCGGTACATATCGTGCAAGGAGAGGGCAGGCGGCACGGGCGCCGACGATGACGGggggccgccgctgccccccaACTGTAGCAGGGGCCGGCCAAGGCCGAAGCCCGCCTCGGTCGGGGGGTCCGGCTTGGGGCTGTGCCGCGGGGAGCCCTCCTGCGGCGGGGTGGCCCCGGAGGCCGGGGCGGGCGCTTGCTGCGCCTTCATCTTCAGCAGACGCTCGACAGccacctggggagggggggaggaaaaacGGTGCTGGGacttgggggaggggggcaccgcGTGTGCCCCTCGCCCAACCGGGCCACCGGCCACGCCGTAGGACGAGCCACTCACCAGGATGGCACCGTAGACCTTGTGCCCGTCGGCTTTGACCTGGGCATTGGAAACCGAGTAGTCATCCAGCACCGCCTGCAGGTTGGCCCAGTAGGTGGGGAGATGGGGGTAAAGCACCCGCTCCACCGCCTGCGGAggggacagacggacagacggacggtCAGGCAGCAGCACGGGGCGGTCAGGTCCCGCGGCGTCCCGACAAACACTCACCTTCCAGCCCAGGGCGTGCAGCCCCACCACGGCGCCGTAATGGGAGCAAAGCGGACGCACGGGATCGGCCAAAACCTTCTGGAGCGAGAGCAGGATTTGATGGTAGAGGCCGCTCACCAGGTCGCCGTGGGTCCTGCGGGCGACAAGGCGGATGCTCCAgtccccctcccccaccggggacaccccccccgcgccccaaGGAGGGTCCCCAACCCACCAAAAAATACGGCTGAGCAGCATAGCGGCGTAATCACGCAGGGTCCAGTGATCGTTGAGGGGGTTGATGGAGGCGGCCAGCGGCTCCAGCGCGCAGTACATGACGCTGGCGATCAGGCTGCGGACGTAGGAACCCAGGCAGAGGAAAGGGTTCTGGATCAGGCTGCGGGCGATGTGTAACAACCGGTTTAGCTGCTCCAAGTCGTGGCTCACCGATTTCACCTGCCGGCACCAGGGATGGGCTCAGCATGGAGCTTTCCCCCCCACCCGTACAGGCTCAGAgaccccacccctccctgcaccccattGCCTGAACTCACCCCGCTGACCACGTAGACAAAATAAGGTAGGAGCGCTGAGATCTTGGAGTTGGTCTGCAGGTCCTGCAGGGCCACCTGCGGGCGAGGACGCCAGCCGTGGGGTGTCGGAGGGGGGGTCAGCCGCACTCGGGGTGCAGGGTCTGCCCCGCTTGGGTGCTCGGGAAggtgaggggtggggaaggggctcccccctgccccacgctACCTTCATCAGCTGAGGGTCGTCGCCCAGCACCGCCCGGGTGACGTGCTGGTAGTACTTGAGCAGGTCGTCCGTCAGCGTGGAGACAGCGCTGGGCACTGCGGCGTGGGGGGGGATGGGTGTCACCCCAAAGTGTGTCCCCGCCATGAGGAGGACaagccccccccctccccaaaacccgGCGTCACCCCCACCACTCCTCACCAGCTCCCTGCGGCTCCAGGTTGCCTTTTCCATCCAGGTAGGAGACGTGCACTGCAAGAGAGCGCGGCGGTGGCGAAagcgccctgcctgcgccgggGTCAGGCAGCagcggggtgctggggtgctgggggagccccTCACCTCGCACGGTCGTCTCGGCGCAGCCCTTGGGGATGTTGGTGGCCAGGGCCAGCTCTACCAGGTTGACTTCCCGGTCTTCCTGGAAGTACAGCTCGCCTTCCTTGATGGCCCGGAAGGGCAGAGCGTCCTGGGAGCCGTAGCCACACACCGCCTGGGGGGACACTGTGGTGGaaacccaccccccccgccccaaaccagcaacacccccaaaaaacagcAACGCACCCCTAAAACCAGCAATGCCCTCCCCAAAACCAGCAATGCCCCCCCTCAAAACCAGCGACCCGTGGGGACCCCAACCCATAGCACCAATACATCCCACTGGGCCCAGTGCTTGGGATGCAGCCCCACCAGTATCCCCAGTCCCACAAGcgcccccagtcccccccagcattcccagtccctcccagcatTCCCAGTCCCACCAGTAGCCCCAGACCCACCATTGTCCGCAATCCCACCAGTAGCCCCAACCTCACCAGTGTCCCCAGACCCACCACACCCCCAGACCCACCAGCGTCCCCGTCCCACCAGTAGCCCCAGTCCCACCAGTagcccccagacccaccagTGTCCCCCAGACCCACCAGTGTCCCCCAGACCCACCAGCGCCCCCCAGACCCACCAGTAGCCCCCCAGACCCACCAGCATCCCCCAGACCCACCATTGTCCACAATCCCACCAGTGTCCCCAACCTCACCAGCGCCCCCCAGACCCACCAGCGCCCCCCAGACCCACCAGTagcccccagacccaccagtgccccccagacccaccagcgccccccagacccaccagcgccccccagacccaccagcagccccccagacccaccagtgtccccagtcccacCAGTGCCCCCCAGACCCACCAGCGCCCCCCAGACCCACCATTGTCCACAatcccaccagcagcccccagacccaccagCGCCCCCCAGACCCACCATTGTCCACAatcccaccagcagcccccagacccaccagcagccccccagacccaccagcagccccccagacccaccagcagccccagcccgtCAGTGCCTCCGGCCCCACCAgagccccctgccccactgcgggGGAGCAGCGCTGGCCGGGACCCCCACTCCTGACCCCCTCAGGGAGGCAGCGgggaccccccaaccccaaccccCGCTGCTTCACCTCCACGTTGCTCCAGCGCAGCGCCCGGTTGAAATCCTCCACGGTGAGTTTGCGCCGCCGCGTGTGTTTCATGAACTGGGAGCtgttctgggggggggggcggcaccggcaccgggagCGTCACCGGCAGCGGGGCCCGCAGCGGGAGCGGGGCCCGCAGCGGGGCCGAGCCCGAGCCCGGTCCCGGGCCGTTTCTCCCCAGAGCCCTACCTGCGTGGCCTCCCGCAGGCGGTAACAAACGTCCTCGGCCAACAAGGCCGCCACGTCGTCGCTGAGCTCCAGCCCGGTGCTCTCCGCCATCAGGCGCACCGACTCCCGCGGCAGCTCCACGAAGCGCCGCTCCTCCCGCTCCGCCATGGCCGCGCcgccgggctgcgggggggagggcggcggggagggcgtGGCGCCGGCAGACCACGCCCTCTGTGGGCGTGGACATGGAAAGCGACCGGCGGGGCGGCGCCCAGCGGCATGCTGGGAGTGTTCGCCGTGCGCGGGGTTCGGCGGGGTTTTGCGGGGCGGGTGGAGGGGAGGCAGGCCGGAAAGTGCGGGAATAGCGGGGAGTGGAGAGGGGAacggggcgggggtggcgggTCGCGGCGGGGAGGAGCGGTCGTGAGTTGTGggcgggggtgggtgggtgagtaGGGCCGGTGGGGCAGCGGAGGGTATCGCTTCTCGGCCTTTTGGCTAAGATCAAGTGTAGTATCTGTTCTTATCAGTTTAATATCTGATACGTCCTCGATGAGAGGACTTTATATTAAACGGATTTTTGGGGCCGGGAGTTGGACCCGGAGCTTGCTCCCTCCGCTCCGCGCATCGTCCCGGTATTGCAGTGCCTCCGGGTCCGGTGCACCCCCGCCGCGGGGACCTGTGGCTGGTCAAAGGCAGAACGAACCAACCTCCGCTGGAGAGCGGGAAGGGGGGGAACAGTCGGACCCTTCTCGCCGGGCTCTGGCACCTCCCGGGCTCGGCGCTCTCCGCGGCCCCtccggcccgggcccggccctcCCCGGCGGCTCCGCGTCGCTCCGGTACGGCCGAgcgcagccccccggccccgctccggtGGCGGCCCCCGGGGATGAGCCGAGGGCGGCGCAGCCGGAGAGGCCCGGAGCGCTGGGCGGGGCCTCGGCTGGGGCGGAGCTGGACCCGGCCAATGGCATCGCTGCTTACCGTGGCGTATGCAAAGAGTCGCGCGGAGCACGCAAATCCCGGGCGGTGGGCTGCGATGGGGGCGGGGCGAATGGAAATCACAGCGTGCAGCCGACCAATCGGGTCGCCGCGAGGAGCCCGCGAAGGGGCGGGGCGTATGGGAACCCTGGGCGGACTATGGGGAGGGCGAAGGGGTGAGGCGGGGCGGTTCAATCGGGGGCGTGGTCATGCTAATGAGGCATAGCCGCGCCCCACCGGCCGCCAGGAGTCCCCGCCGTTGCGGCCCCGCGCTCCGTCGGGGGTCGGTTTCCCCCtgccggcccgggccgggctccgCGACCAGATGGCGGCGGAGCGGGAGATCCGACAATATCCCGGCCCCGCTGGGCCGGCAGcgcccgccgggccgccccggTGCGGCTGCGCTGCCGCAGCGCCGGCCGCTCCCGGTGATCCCGGACGGCGGCTCGGAGCGTCCCGGCGGGGCAGGCGCCGCACGGGCGCCCCGCactccccgcccgcccgcccgcctctggcccgggccgcggcggcgcctgccccggcggggcggggcatGCAAATgagggggcgggggcggggaggagcCGGGCACGGGGCGTGGCGCATGCAAACCAagggcgggcagagccgcgcggGCCCGGCGAGGGGGGCGGGTCCAACAGGGCAGGGAGGGCGGGGCGTGTGGGTCgagcggggcggggcctgggggaGAGAAGGCGGGGTTACGCTAATAAGGATCCCGGACGGGGAAGAACGGGACGACGGGACGACGCGCTGCGGGGGGTCaccggggagcggcgggggtcggggggcgcAGAGCCAGGCGGGGCCGTGCGGGAATGGCGGGGGGCAaagcggggagcggggcgggggtggcgggtcgcggcgggggggagcgggcgTGAGTTGTTggcgggggtgggtgggtgagtaGGGCCGGTGGGGGAGAGGCGGGTATCGCTTCTCGGCCTTTTGGCTAAGATCAAGTGTAGTATCTGTTCTTATCAGTTTAATATCTGATACGTCCTCGATGAGAGGACTTTATATTAAACGTATTTTTGGGGCCGGGAGTTGGACCCGGAGCTTGCTCCCTCCGCTCCGCGCATCGTCCCGGTATTGCAGTGCCTCCGGGCCCGGTGCACCCCCGCCGCGGGGACCTGTGGCTGGTCAAAGGCAGAGCCCGAGAGCTGCGGCTCTACGCGCCTCCTCAGGGGGGCTCCcacccccccctcctccctgtcGCGGTGGTAGCGGCCGTGGCGGGAAAGTTCCCGCCATTTGGCCCGCGCGCGCTCGGGCCGGGCCCAGCCGGGCTAAGGGCGGCCCCCAGCGCCCGGGCTCGTGCCGGCACCGGCgggtgtggggcagggatggggcccctgtgctcggccctggggaggccccaccgCGAATGCCGGGCTCAGggttgggcccctcgggacaagaaggccctggaggggctggagcgtgtccagagaagggcagcggggctggggcagggtctggagcacaagtgtgctggggggcggctgagggggctgggggggtttagcctggagaagggggggctgaggggagcccttctcgctctctgcagccccctgagaggggctggagtgaggggggggtcggtctctgctcccaggcgACGGGACGAGGGGAACCGGCCTCCGGCTGCctcaggggagggttaggctggcGACAGGGACAGTTTCTCCCCCAAAAGGGCGGCCGGGcgttggcacaggctgccccgagaggtgggggagtcgccgtCCCCGGGGGTGCTCGAACAGCGTGTCGGGGCGGCCCTCGGGGAGGCGGTTGCGGAGCCCTGGGGGTGTCGGGTTGGCGGCTGCGCTTGATGGCCctcaaggtcttttccagcctgaaCAAGTCCATGGCTCTAGTCCACCTCCCCGGGGACGGAGGTCAGGCTGGCCGGCCTGTTCCCCGGGgcctccttcttgtccttttcgAAGCCTGGCGTGACCTCGGCTCCCCTCCAgccctcgggcacctctcctgtccttcaTCGCCGTCCAAAGATGATGGCGAGTGGCTCAGCGAGagcctccgccagctccctcagccctcGT
Above is a genomic segment from Phalacrocorax carbo chromosome 32, bPhaCar2.1, whole genome shotgun sequence containing:
- the TAF6L gene encoding TAF6-like RNA polymerase II p300/CBP-associated factor-associated factor 65 kDa subunit 6L is translated as MAEREERRFVELPRESVRLMAESTGLELSDDVAALLAEDVCYRLREATQNSSQFMKHTRRRKLTVEDFNRALRWSNVEAVCGYGSQDALPFRAIKEGELYFQEDREVNLVELALATNIPKGCAETTVRVHVSYLDGKGNLEPQGAVPSAVSTLTDDLLKYYQHVTRAVLGDDPQLMKVALQDLQTNSKISALLPYFVYVVSGVKSVSHDLEQLNRLLHIARSLIQNPFLCLGSYVRSLIASVMYCALEPLAASINPLNDHWTLRDYAAMLLSRIFWTHGDLVSGLYHQILLSLQKVLADPVRPLCSHYGAVVGLHALGWKAVERVLYPHLPTYWANLQAVLDDYSVSNAQVKADGHKVYGAILVAVERLLKMKAQQAPAPASGATPPQEGSPRHSPKPDPPTEAGFGLGRPLLQLGGSGGPPSSSAPVPPALSLHDMYRELYDFFGDSLAARFGTGLPPATLPPPGTPEGTRKEPPAFGGEGAARKMPQLTASATVSPREEESPRGELPAGRPALHRPASLARPRGAPRQPGHRPGAREVFQKCRFAPRGAPRFSFLIAGRQAGRRCQGRLFQTSFPQHHGPGHVSRYAQKLPMIGRTTRPARRWPRAEYSLHLLL